The Terriglobus roseus region GAACAGCTCACGCGGATTTGCGGAGCCGGAACCTGCATTGATCAAGTCGCCAATGTCTGTATTACGTGCCGTAATCACGCCGCTGAAGGGGGCCGTGATTTTCTCGTAATTCTGCAGCTCTTCTAACCGCTTCACGTTCGCCTTGCTGGCGTCCACTGCGGCCTGTGCTGCGATGTAGTTGCTGCGTGCCTGATCCGCTTCCTGCTGCGATACGGCATGCTTGGCCAACAGGCTCTGCCAGCGATCGCTAGTAGTTCCAGCAAGCTGCGCATTCGCTTCCTGACGCTCTAGCTCCGCGCGCGACTGAATTAACTGCTGGTCTACTTCAGGCGTTTCAATCAGGGCAAGCAGATCGCCCTGCTTCACATGCGCTCCAATGTCGTAGTACCACTTTCTCAGGTAGCCATTGGTACGGGAGTAGATGGGCGTTTCAATGTAAGCAGAGACACTGCCCGGCAATGTTAGTTCGCCGCTCTTAGAACCTATGGATGCATGCGTCACGATTACAGGAGGGATCGATTCTTGTGCTGTGGTTTCCTGCAGCGACGACTCGTGGGAGCGGCGTGAATAAATTCCATAGCCGATGGCTGCCAGTATGACCACGGCAAAAAGAATGCCGATGGAGCGCATGCTGCCAGGGGCGTCGATGTGGCGTTCCGCATGTGCTTCCTCATGCGCCGGAACTACATCGGTGTGGATGTTGCTCACATCGCTGCGTGCATCGTTCTCTGTTTCTGCGTCGACGATGTGGGATTGCTCACTCATGCATGCACCTCTGCCAGTTGCTCCTGGCTGCGCTTGGGATTAGATTTTTTGCGACCGTGAATCAATGCGAAGACGGTAGGAACGAAGACCAGCGTGGCGCAGGTCGCGCACAACAGACCACCGATCACGGCGCGTCCGAGTGGTGCGTTCTGCTCGCCGCCATCGCCCATTCCCATAGCCATGGGAACCATGCCGATGATCATGGCCATCGCAGTCATCAACACAGGGCGGAATCGCGTTGCG contains the following coding sequences:
- a CDS encoding efflux RND transporter periplasmic adaptor subunit; its protein translation is MSEQSHIVDAETENDARSDVSNIHTDVVPAHEEAHAERHIDAPGSMRSIGILFAVVILAAIGYGIYSRRSHESSLQETTAQESIPPVIVTHASIGSKSGELTLPGSVSAYIETPIYSRTNGYLRKWYYDIGAHVKQGDLLALIETPEVDQQLIQSRAELERQEANAQLAGTTSDRWQSLLAKHAVSQQEADQARSNYIAAQAAVDASKANVKRLEELQNYEKITAPFSGVITARNTDIGDLINAGSGSANPRELFHLADTNKMRVYAAIPELYADRVRNGGVAKITQDSNPGQVITGNIVRNSSAIDRTSRTLNVEVDIDNRNNLLRPGAYVFVHFDLPGAPGTFTIPSNTMLFRAQGAQVAVVKDDRVQLKPIKIGHDYGDTVEVLSGITAQDALVLSPADSLVSGAQVRVTSTVAPKGLE